Proteins encoded in a region of the Bactrocera tryoni isolate S06 chromosome 4, CSIRO_BtryS06_freeze2, whole genome shotgun sequence genome:
- the LOC120774691 gene encoding UDP-glucuronosyltransferase 2A2-like, with protein MNNAKLLLIFFTISAPVRLVPVADAARILGFFSTGTKSHLLIHCSIAEQLARAGHEVTVIGITENVYPNASYKHIRLQLSDVSVEYAKTLFDVVNGRMSFLKTVTVRMRQYMNRADEIMLHPWMREFLRNSRAGDYDLLLFGFLMNEYQIGLAAHFRCPIVMTWVIQPALQIHRFVGNPQQLSYVPSFISAFKQPMDFMERVKNFLVTQFEQNVLVPYLDYSTQKLYE; from the coding sequence ATGAACAACGCgaagttattattaatatttttcactatATCAGCGCCAGTCCGACTGGTACCGGTAGCGGATGCTGCCCGCATACTCGGCTTCTTTTCGACCGGCACCAAATCACATTTGCTCATACACTGCAGCATTGCCGAACAGCTGGCACGCGCTGGTCACGAGGTTACCGTAATTGGCATTACCGAAAATGTTTACCCAAATGCTAGCTACAAACACATAAGACTACAGCTCAGCGATGTCAGCGTGGAGTATGCGAAAACTTTGTTCGATGTGGTTAATGGGCGTATGTCCTTTCTGAAGACCGTCACAGTGCGAATGCGTCAATATATGAACAGAGCGGATGAGATCATGCTGCATCCATGGATGCGTGAGTTTTTGCGTAACAGTCGTGCCGGCGATTACGATTTGTTGCTCTTCGGTTTCCTTATGAACGAATATCAAATTGGTTTAGCTGCACATTTTCGTTGTCCCATTGTCATGACCTGGGTGATACAGCCAGCTCTACAAATCCATCGATTTGTAGGAAATCCCCAACAGTTGTCGTACGTACCATCATTTATCAGTGCTTTCAAACAACCTATGGATTTTATGGAACGAGTGAAGAACTTTTTGGTAACGCAATTCGAGCAAAACGTGTTAGTGCCCTATTTGGATTACAGCACACAAAAGTTATATGAGTAA